One window of Brevibacterium pigmentatum genomic DNA carries:
- a CDS encoding alpha/beta fold hydrolase, whose translation MVHGFRGDHHGMDLIAGSITDREVIVPDLPGFGLTAALDAGSSLSAFVDHLVALRGEIARQRGLAPILVGHSFGSILVSHLAASHRDSVDELVLINPITSPALEGPARFLTAVTRAYYALGARLPERAGRSLLSNPVIVRAMSVAMATTRDPGLRRYIHDQHGKHFSSFADRKSLSEAFATSVAHTVTEVADHLTMPTLVIAGDKDAIAPIEPTRGFVAELSDVEFVELGGVGHLVHYERSVEAASAIMDFCHRRR comes from the coding sequence ATGGTTCACGGATTCCGCGGCGACCACCATGGAATGGACCTCATCGCCGGCAGCATCACCGACCGCGAAGTGATCGTGCCCGACCTGCCCGGATTCGGGCTCACCGCTGCGTTGGACGCGGGTTCATCGCTCTCCGCCTTCGTCGACCACCTCGTCGCGCTGCGCGGTGAGATCGCTCGGCAGAGGGGACTGGCTCCGATCCTCGTGGGACACTCCTTCGGGTCGATCCTGGTCAGCCACCTCGCCGCGTCCCATCGGGACTCCGTCGACGAGCTCGTGCTCATCAACCCGATCACCAGCCCCGCTCTGGAGGGGCCCGCACGGTTCCTCACCGCTGTGACTCGCGCCTACTATGCCCTCGGCGCGCGGCTGCCCGAACGAGCCGGTCGCTCCCTGCTGAGCAACCCGGTGATCGTCCGAGCCATGAGCGTGGCCATGGCCACGACGCGCGACCCCGGCCTGCGTCGGTACATCCATGATCAGCACGGCAAGCACTTCTCGTCATTCGCCGACAGGAAGTCCCTGTCGGAGGCCTTCGCGACATCCGTCGCGCACACCGTCACCGAGGTGGCCGACCACCTGACGATGCCCACGCTCGTCATCGCCGGCGATAAGGATGCGATCGCCCCGATCGAACCCACCCGTGGGTTCGTCGCCGAACTCTCCGACGTCGAATTCGTGGAACTGGGCGGGGTGGGCCACCTTGTGCACTATGAGCGGTCGGTCGAGGCCGCCTCGGCGATCATGGATTTCTGTCACCGACGACGCTGA
- a CDS encoding arsenic resistance protein, with translation MQENADAVRSSSVQTLWWFGGAVLGVILGVGVSGFAALAEVALTPCLIGLLFLTFLDIPFDSGLRAVRDLPLLAVTAAVNFLIVPLVVAGLIAVFDIADPLLPAVLIVLLCPCIDYVIAFTRAAGGAADRLLMLTPVLMIAQLVLLPVMLWAVSGGRLSIDLPVRPLVGALVLFIIIPLTAAVIVRLLARRAPRLGRPLAATTRLMDPVMALTLLVITASVTPLIAGSAGQLGTVAVVFALFAVVMIIIGWIVTRVSCLGPRRSRAVILSGATRNSLVMLPIVRAITGEEIGPAGVVTQTLIELLVLIVLVRVLPRLVPDTAVTENR, from the coding sequence GTGCAGGAGAATGCGGACGCCGTCCGCAGCTCCTCGGTGCAGACGCTCTGGTGGTTCGGCGGCGCTGTACTCGGGGTTATCCTCGGTGTCGGTGTCTCCGGTTTCGCCGCACTGGCCGAAGTAGCACTGACCCCGTGCCTCATCGGCCTGCTCTTTCTCACGTTCCTCGACATCCCCTTCGATTCGGGGCTGCGCGCGGTGCGCGACCTGCCTCTTCTCGCCGTGACGGCAGCTGTGAACTTCCTCATCGTCCCACTGGTCGTCGCCGGTCTCATCGCCGTCTTCGACATCGCCGATCCGCTGCTGCCTGCCGTGCTCATCGTGCTGCTGTGCCCGTGCATCGACTATGTCATCGCGTTCACGCGCGCTGCCGGGGGTGCCGCAGATCGGCTTCTGATGCTCACTCCCGTGCTCATGATCGCCCAACTGGTGTTGCTGCCGGTGATGCTGTGGGCGGTCTCCGGAGGTCGGCTCAGCATCGATCTGCCTGTTCGCCCGCTGGTCGGCGCGCTGGTGCTGTTCATCATCATTCCGCTCACTGCCGCAGTCATCGTTCGTCTTCTTGCCCGCCGTGCTCCACGACTGGGACGGCCTCTCGCCGCGACCACACGTCTGATGGACCCGGTCATGGCGCTGACCCTGCTCGTCATCACCGCCTCCGTCACCCCGCTGATCGCCGGATCTGCCGGACAGCTGGGGACCGTGGCCGTCGTCTTCGCGCTCTTCGCCGTCGTCATGATCATCATCGGTTGGATCGTCACCCGCGTGTCCTGCCTCGGTCCCCGGCGATCTCGCGCCGTGATTCTGTCCGGCGCCACACGCAATTCCCTGGTCATGCTTCCGATCGTGCGTGCGATCACCGGTGAGGAGATCGGTCCGGCAGGCGTCGTGACACAGACCCTCATCGAACTGCTCGTGCTCATCGTCCTCGTCCGCGTGCTGCCTCGTCTGGTGCCCGATACTGCCGTGACCGAAAACCGCTAG
- the yczE gene encoding membrane protein YczE, whose translation MRAPKRQLANVGPIAQLRGGRLWIRLPQLLLGLYLFGASMAMMVNAGLGMMPWDVLHSGIKNQVPLTFGTIVTILAFLVLLIWIPLRQQPGIGTILNALLVGPALDLTRLFLPRPEELGWNIALMVTGVVLNGAASAMYIGTQFGPGPRDGLMTGLSRVTGRSIRLVRTLIEVSVVAIGWLLGGVVGVGTVLYALGIGPITQALLPAFIVELRPRSKPTTTTEDAPED comes from the coding sequence ATGAGAGCACCGAAACGACAGCTGGCCAATGTCGGCCCCATCGCGCAGCTGCGCGGCGGACGACTCTGGATACGCCTCCCCCAGCTGCTCCTCGGCCTCTACCTCTTCGGCGCCTCGATGGCCATGATGGTCAACGCGGGACTGGGCATGATGCCCTGGGACGTCCTCCACTCAGGCATCAAGAACCAAGTGCCGCTGACCTTCGGGACCATCGTCACCATTCTGGCGTTCCTCGTACTGCTCATCTGGATCCCCCTGCGCCAGCAGCCGGGCATCGGCACGATCCTCAACGCGCTCCTCGTCGGCCCCGCACTCGACCTCACCCGCCTGTTCCTGCCCCGACCGGAGGAACTCGGATGGAACATCGCGCTCATGGTCACAGGCGTCGTCCTCAATGGGGCCGCCTCGGCGATGTACATCGGAACCCAATTCGGGCCGGGCCCGCGCGATGGACTGATGACAGGCCTCTCCCGCGTGACCGGTCGGTCGATCCGGCTGGTGCGCACCCTCATCGAAGTCAGCGTCGTCGCCATCGGCTGGCTGCTCGGCGGAGTCGTCGGCGTCGGCACGGTCCTCTATGCGCTGGGGATCGGTCCGATCACCCAAGCGCTCCTTCCGGCCTTCATCGTCGAACTCCGCCCCCGGTCGAAGCCGACGACCACCACCGAGGATGCCCCCGAAGACTGA
- the yczR gene encoding MocR-like transcription factor YczR: protein MSTVALGAKRLASVIGDGPWKTPAFESLAAAVAAAITDGRLPVGARLPSERELAVAVGVSRTTTGRAYAHLREQEFIVTRRGSGSVVQLPSVPGGRIDHLLSPAGADEAEIDLTCTAPVAAPDILGAYDRALSRLGAYLPGTGYYPSGLPVLREIIADRYTRRGAPTDPDQILITSGALGGAAIAVRALLDGAARLGGTRSTSRVLVESPTYPNAIATLEGAGASLVTYPLEFGPQGHHWDIDAMDQLMGQMRPRSAYLIPDFHNPTGALLREAQRSDLAEVLRRHRVVPVFDESLVELGLEEGPTPTPMSALISDSVTVGSVSKIYWGGLRIGWMRIPRHRVDHFASSRLGLDLGAPVLEQLVTVELMANHEAVVAECRTRLRAARDMLAAQVRSWVPEWKFIVPSGGMALWAELPEARSGVLSIAARNHGLRLVAGPNFAPAGGLDRWVRLPYTVTETELEQVGPRLAAAWEEAKSMAGRGPTSRARIVA, encoded by the coding sequence ATGAGCACAGTGGCCCTCGGAGCGAAACGTCTGGCCAGTGTCATCGGGGACGGCCCGTGGAAGACACCGGCCTTCGAATCCCTGGCGGCGGCCGTGGCCGCAGCGATCACGGACGGACGTCTGCCGGTCGGTGCCAGACTGCCGAGCGAACGGGAGCTTGCCGTGGCCGTGGGCGTGTCCCGGACGACGACGGGCCGGGCCTATGCCCACCTGCGAGAACAGGAATTCATCGTCACCCGACGCGGTTCCGGCAGCGTCGTCCAGCTGCCCAGCGTCCCCGGCGGCCGCATCGACCACCTGCTCTCACCTGCCGGCGCCGACGAGGCGGAGATCGACCTCACCTGCACGGCACCGGTCGCGGCGCCGGACATCCTTGGCGCCTACGACCGGGCACTGTCACGTCTGGGTGCCTACCTCCCGGGCACCGGTTACTATCCGTCCGGGCTTCCGGTGCTGCGCGAGATCATCGCCGACCGCTACACCAGGCGGGGCGCACCGACCGACCCCGACCAGATCCTCATCACCTCCGGGGCCCTCGGCGGGGCGGCCATCGCCGTCCGCGCCCTCCTCGACGGGGCCGCGCGCCTCGGCGGGACTCGGTCGACCTCGCGAGTGCTCGTCGAAAGCCCCACCTACCCGAATGCGATCGCCACACTCGAAGGCGCGGGTGCGAGTCTCGTGACCTACCCACTCGAGTTCGGGCCCCAGGGGCACCATTGGGACATCGACGCCATGGACCAGCTCATGGGGCAGATGCGTCCGCGCAGCGCCTATCTCATCCCCGACTTCCACAATCCGACCGGCGCCCTGCTGCGCGAAGCTCAACGCAGCGATCTCGCGGAGGTTCTGAGGCGGCATCGAGTCGTGCCCGTCTTCGACGAATCCCTCGTCGAACTGGGGCTGGAGGAGGGGCCGACGCCAACTCCGATGTCTGCCCTGATCTCCGACTCGGTGACGGTGGGCAGCGTGAGCAAGATCTATTGGGGAGGGCTGCGCATCGGATGGATGCGCATTCCCCGCCACCGGGTGGACCACTTCGCGTCCTCCCGACTCGGACTCGATCTGGGAGCGCCGGTTCTCGAACAGCTCGTCACGGTCGAACTCATGGCCAACCACGAGGCGGTCGTCGCCGAGTGCCGCACTCGGCTCAGAGCCGCCCGTGACATGCTCGCCGCGCAGGTGAGGTCATGGGTGCCCGAGTGGAAGTTCATCGTCCCCTCCGGTGGTATGGCGCTGTGGGCCGAACTGCCGGAGGCGCGGTCCGGGGTGCTCTCGATCGCTGCCAGGAACCACGGACTCCGCCTCGTCGCCGGGCCGAACTTCGCTCCGGCCGGTGGACTCGATCGTTGGGTGCGCCTGCCCTATACGGTGACGGAGACCGAACTGGAACAGGTCGGGCCCAGGTTGGCCGCTGCCTGGGAGGAGGCGAAGTCGATGGCTGGACGGGGACCGACCAGTCGGGCCCGCATCGTGGCGTGA
- a CDS encoding universal stress protein produces the protein MSETATARRLVVGYIATDRGRDAISLAISIARSIEVELVVAIVRPESSTILAGSAVPKDGAGIVAQQIDDWLDEALALIPDDIRARGSIHIASNESKGLMEVAEKEGALGIVIGARATTLMRQLRIGTVASSLLHSSSVPVVLAPSGRSDIGPISRVTALYGARPGAASVIGAAIESAVGLGVDLRLLSLIENDGLYDDEVAEITEFAEQYGGAVVADQASEMLSSGRAAVRTKAGADIEEAAETIDWQPGDLAFIGSSRLGRGGKVAIGARARRLLRILPVPVVVVPRRAVTRLQTAESD, from the coding sequence ATGTCAGAGACCGCCACCGCCAGACGTCTGGTCGTCGGATACATCGCCACGGATCGGGGCCGGGACGCGATCTCACTGGCCATTTCGATCGCGCGGTCCATCGAAGTCGAACTCGTGGTCGCCATCGTCCGTCCGGAATCCTCGACGATCCTCGCCGGCAGCGCCGTGCCGAAGGACGGCGCCGGGATCGTGGCTCAGCAGATCGACGACTGGCTCGACGAAGCCCTGGCCCTCATCCCCGATGACATCCGCGCCAGAGGGTCGATCCACATCGCCTCGAACGAGTCAAAGGGCCTCATGGAGGTGGCTGAGAAGGAAGGCGCCCTGGGCATCGTCATCGGTGCACGGGCCACGACCCTCATGCGCCAGCTGCGCATCGGCACGGTCGCCTCGTCCCTGCTGCACTCGTCGTCGGTGCCGGTCGTGCTCGCCCCGTCGGGCAGGTCCGATATCGGACCGATCTCGCGCGTGACCGCACTCTACGGTGCTCGGCCCGGTGCTGCGTCAGTCATCGGCGCCGCCATCGAATCGGCTGTCGGACTCGGAGTCGACCTCAGACTGCTGTCGCTGATCGAGAACGACGGCCTGTACGACGACGAAGTCGCCGAGATCACCGAATTCGCCGAACAGTACGGGGGAGCGGTCGTGGCAGACCAGGCATCGGAGATGCTGTCCTCGGGACGAGCGGCGGTGAGAACGAAGGCCGGTGCTGATATCGAAGAGGCGGCCGAGACCATCGACTGGCAGCCCGGTGACCTCGCATTCATCGGCTCGAGCCGCCTGGGCCGCGGCGGCAAGGTCGCCATCGGCGCGCGAGCCCGCCGACTGCTGCGCATTCTGCCCGTCCCCGTCGTTGTCGTACCCCGCCGGGCCGTCACCCGACTGCAAACGGCCGAATCCGACTGA
- a CDS encoding methylated-DNA--[protein]-cysteine S-methyltransferase — protein MTTSTQTNTPSDATPELNATIELPDASAPVYTTILDTELGPTLLTSDGAHLTGLYLEVSEVIDARLGRAFGVEATPEDDLEIFHRAEAQLGEYFAGQRTQFDLPLAAKGTEFQRSVWQALTQIPYGSTAGYGELAEMLGRPGAARAVGAANGKNPISIIVPCHRVIGADGSMTGYAWGEEKKRALLTLESP, from the coding sequence ATGACCACGTCGACTCAGACAAACACCCCATCCGACGCCACACCGGAACTCAACGCCACGATCGAGCTGCCGGACGCCTCGGCGCCGGTGTACACGACGATCCTCGACACGGAACTGGGGCCGACCCTGCTCACCTCCGACGGCGCCCACCTGACGGGTCTCTACCTGGAGGTCTCCGAAGTGATCGATGCTCGGCTCGGCCGAGCGTTCGGCGTCGAAGCGACCCCGGAAGATGACCTGGAGATATTCCACCGTGCCGAGGCGCAGCTGGGGGAGTACTTCGCGGGCCAGCGCACGCAGTTCGATCTGCCGTTGGCGGCGAAGGGAACCGAATTCCAGCGCTCCGTGTGGCAGGCACTGACCCAGATCCCGTACGGCAGCACCGCAGGCTACGGAGAACTGGCCGAGATGTTGGGACGGCCGGGTGCGGCGCGTGCCGTGGGCGCCGCCAACGGAAAGAACCCCATCAGCATCATCGTTCCCTGCCACCGCGTCATCGGCGCGGACGGATCTATGACCGGCTACGCATGGGGAGAGGAGAAGAAGCGAGCCTTACTCACCCTAGAATCCCCCTAA
- a CDS encoding pyridoxal phosphate-dependent decarboxylase family protein, protein MTDSLHSRMHVVSDETRNLVNLVLEYSRRRTLAEDTPLDHPTSETELRRLAGPTVTEEGLGSARALAIFEHIFAPACISTDHPKYLSFIPSAPTKAAVAFDLVVSASALYGGSWLEGAGVVHAENEVLRWLAGEFGLPAGAGGVFVQGGTIGNLSALVAARNAQKEKLGETRPGRWVIVCSAEAHSSVASAAEVMDVDIAPVATGDDGILRPEGVREALVEHGDAVIAVVATSGTTNFGTIDDIAGIAALKDEFDFWLHIDGAYGLAAILSPQARHKFAGVEMADSLIVDPHKWLFAPFDACALIYRDPNSGRRAHTQKAEYLDTLTDAQDWSPSDFAIQLTRRPRGLPLWYSLASYGAETYREAIGHSIDLAREIATEIKRRENLRLVREPELSVVVFERDGWERADYDAWSDRLLEDQRAFVVPSSHKGRPNARFAIVNPLTTFDDLTDILDSME, encoded by the coding sequence ATGACCGACAGTCTTCATTCCCGCATGCACGTCGTATCCGATGAGACCCGAAATCTCGTGAATCTCGTGCTCGAGTACTCGCGCCGTCGGACTCTGGCCGAGGACACCCCGCTCGACCATCCGACTTCAGAGACCGAGCTGCGTCGACTGGCCGGGCCCACCGTCACCGAGGAGGGGCTGGGGTCGGCTCGAGCGCTGGCGATCTTCGAGCACATCTTCGCCCCCGCCTGCATCTCCACCGACCATCCGAAGTATCTGTCGTTCATCCCCAGCGCCCCCACGAAGGCGGCGGTGGCCTTCGACCTCGTCGTGTCCGCCAGTGCCCTCTACGGTGGTTCGTGGCTCGAAGGTGCCGGAGTGGTTCACGCCGAGAACGAGGTCCTGCGCTGGCTGGCCGGAGAGTTCGGGCTGCCTGCAGGCGCCGGAGGGGTGTTCGTCCAGGGCGGGACGATCGGCAACCTGTCTGCCCTCGTCGCCGCCCGCAACGCACAGAAGGAGAAGCTCGGTGAGACTCGGCCGGGACGTTGGGTGATTGTGTGCAGCGCCGAGGCGCACTCCTCGGTCGCCTCTGCGGCCGAGGTCATGGATGTCGATATCGCACCCGTGGCCACCGGCGACGACGGGATCCTGCGCCCGGAGGGGGTGCGCGAAGCTCTGGTCGAACACGGGGATGCCGTGATTGCGGTGGTGGCCACCTCGGGGACGACGAACTTCGGCACCATCGACGACATCGCCGGCATCGCCGCGCTCAAGGACGAGTTCGACTTCTGGCTCCACATCGACGGCGCCTACGGTCTGGCCGCGATACTCTCACCTCAGGCACGTCACAAGTTCGCCGGAGTGGAGATGGCCGATTCGCTCATCGTCGACCCCCACAAATGGCTCTTCGCCCCCTTCGACGCCTGTGCGCTCATTTACCGCGACCCGAATTCGGGACGGCGAGCGCACACGCAGAAGGCCGAGTACCTCGACACGCTCACCGATGCTCAGGACTGGAGTCCGTCGGACTTCGCCATCCAGCTGACGCGTCGGCCGCGCGGTCTGCCGCTGTGGTATTCGCTGGCCAGCTATGGTGCCGAAACCTACCGGGAGGCGATCGGCCATTCGATCGATCTGGCCCGTGAGATCGCCACGGAGATCAAGCGGCGGGAGAACCTGCGGCTGGTGCGCGAACCTGAACTCTCCGTCGTCGTGTTCGAACGCGATGGGTGGGAGCGGGCCGACTACGATGCGTGGTCGGATCGGCTGCTCGAGGATCAGCGCGCCTTTGTGGTGCCGAGTTCGCACAAGGGGCGGCCGAATGCCAGGTTCGCGATCGTCAATCCGCTGACCACGTTCGACGACCTCACCGACATCCTCGATTCGATGGAGTGA
- a CDS encoding phage holin family protein gives MNFLSRVIVNACAIWVAAWILPGVTITGNRVVEEQAGAIPAMIISYLVIGLIFGLANAFIKPILSFVSAPITCLTLGLFSIVINAIMLALTSWLSGFTPFEFTIDSFFFSAIFAAIIVSIVSALLGWLVPERSADHDRR, from the coding sequence ATGAACTTCTTGTCTCGCGTCATCGTCAACGCCTGTGCGATCTGGGTGGCCGCCTGGATCCTGCCGGGTGTGACGATCACAGGGAATCGGGTCGTCGAGGAGCAGGCCGGAGCCATTCCGGCGATGATCATCTCCTACCTCGTCATCGGTCTCATCTTCGGGCTGGCGAATGCCTTCATCAAACCGATCCTCAGCTTCGTCTCGGCCCCGATCACGTGTCTGACCCTGGGACTGTTCTCCATCGTCATCAACGCGATCATGCTCGCGCTGACGAGTTGGCTCAGCGGGTTCACGCCGTTCGAGTTCACCATCGATTCGTTCTTCTTCTCCGCCATCTTCGCCGCGATCATCGTCTCGATCGTCTCCGCACTGCTCGGTTGGCTGGTCCCGGAGCGAAGCGCCGACCACGACCGGAGATGA
- a CDS encoding YggS family pyridoxal phosphate-dependent enzyme, whose amino-acid sequence MGDDSGLSHDEQYSTATTVEEFRSNIAEVERRIAAAAERAGRERTEVELLPVSKTVPQERIRLAVAAGCAKLGENKVQEAHRKSEEMADLDIKWAVIGHLQSNKAKDVAKFAGEFQALDRLKVARALDRRLQAEGRSLDVYVQVNTSSEDSKFGMPPEELLGFLRELRSFDSLKVQGLMTLAIFSSDIDRVRPCFELLRGLRDQVREADPDLLGPGRLSMGMSGDFEVAIEEGADCVRVGQAIFGRRALPDSHYWPEAD is encoded by the coding sequence ATGGGAGACGACAGCGGACTCAGTCATGATGAACAGTATTCGACGGCGACGACCGTTGAGGAGTTCCGATCCAATATCGCCGAGGTGGAGCGCCGGATCGCCGCTGCCGCCGAACGCGCCGGCCGGGAACGGACCGAGGTCGAACTGCTGCCCGTGAGCAAAACCGTTCCCCAGGAGCGCATCCGCCTGGCCGTGGCCGCCGGCTGTGCGAAATTGGGCGAGAACAAGGTGCAGGAAGCCCACCGCAAATCCGAGGAGATGGCCGATCTCGACATCAAATGGGCCGTGATCGGGCACCTCCAGTCCAACAAAGCCAAGGACGTGGCGAAGTTCGCCGGCGAATTCCAAGCTCTCGACCGGCTCAAGGTTGCCCGAGCACTCGATCGCCGGCTCCAGGCGGAAGGCCGCAGCCTCGACGTTTACGTCCAGGTCAACACCTCCTCCGAAGACTCCAAATTCGGCATGCCGCCGGAAGAGCTTCTCGGCTTCCTCAGAGAACTGCGATCGTTCGACTCCCTCAAGGTCCAGGGCCTGATGACCTTGGCCATCTTCTCCTCGGACATCGACCGCGTCCGTCCCTGCTTCGAGCTGCTGCGCGGTCTGCGCGACCAGGTCCGCGAGGCCGATCCGGATCTCCTCGGCCCGGGCCGGCTGTCGATGGGCATGTCCGGTGACTTCGAGGTCGCCATCGAAGAGGGAGCAGACTGCGTGCGCGTCGGTCAGGCCATCTTCGGCAGACGGGCGCTGCCGGATTCCCACTACTGGCCCGAAGCTGACTGA
- a CDS encoding AlkA N-terminal domain-containing protein, producing the protein MFTSDQCYQAVTSRDRRFDGMFFTAVRTTGIFCRPSCPARTPRRENVDFFVTAAAAADAGFRACRRCRPDASPNSPQWDTRGDIVARAMRLIRDGVVDRGGVDTLAAELGYSTRQLGRLIHAELGAGPLALARGERVRTARTLIEATSMPMSDIAFAAGFSSIRQFNDTFRAMYSISPRQLRRAGAEHAVAEELVLRLAYRPPFDFDHLLEYHAVRAVEGIEHISDGAYTRSMRLAHGPAVITVRQGAGEFVDCRLRLADTRDLGSAVARVRRLLDLDADPEAIAETLRSAGLDRLVDEYPGIRSPGHSDPVELALRTVLGQQISLAAARTHLERLVAGAGESLPKELSLAGVDRVFPTAEAIAAIPASDWALPASRKRTIHALSVALADGSVDLGAGSDREDASRNLLALPGIGPWSNGYIRMRALGDPDVFMDSDLGVKKALADLNEASAVAGDWKEIAMKCSPWRSYLTHLLWAHHARSAET; encoded by the coding sequence ATGTTCACGTCCGACCAGTGCTATCAGGCAGTCACCTCCCGGGACCGACGCTTCGACGGGATGTTCTTCACCGCGGTGCGCACGACCGGGATCTTCTGCCGGCCGTCCTGTCCGGCGCGGACGCCGCGGCGGGAGAATGTGGACTTCTTCGTCACGGCCGCGGCCGCGGCAGACGCCGGATTCCGGGCCTGCCGCCGGTGCCGTCCTGACGCCAGTCCGAATTCCCCGCAATGGGACACCCGCGGAGACATCGTAGCGCGAGCCATGCGCCTCATCCGCGACGGTGTCGTCGATCGCGGGGGAGTCGACACCCTCGCCGCGGAACTCGGCTACAGCACTCGTCAGCTCGGGCGCCTCATCCATGCCGAACTCGGCGCCGGACCCCTGGCGCTGGCGCGCGGGGAACGGGTCCGGACCGCACGGACGCTCATCGAAGCCACCTCGATGCCGATGAGCGACATCGCCTTCGCCGCCGGCTTCTCCAGCATCCGCCAGTTCAACGACACCTTCCGCGCGATGTACTCGATCAGCCCACGGCAGCTGCGCAGAGCGGGTGCCGAGCATGCGGTGGCCGAGGAACTCGTCCTCAGACTGGCCTACCGGCCGCCGTTCGACTTCGACCATCTGCTCGAGTACCACGCTGTGAGAGCCGTGGAGGGGATCGAGCACATCTCGGACGGCGCATATACTCGATCGATGCGGTTGGCTCACGGTCCCGCAGTGATCACGGTGCGGCAAGGGGCGGGGGAATTCGTCGACTGTCGTCTCCGGCTGGCCGATACTCGTGATCTCGGAAGCGCGGTCGCTCGGGTCCGGCGCCTCCTCGATCTCGATGCCGACCCCGAGGCGATCGCCGAGACGTTGAGATCCGCGGGCCTGGATCGTCTGGTCGACGAGTATCCGGGAATCCGTTCGCCGGGCCACAGCGACCCCGTCGAACTCGCGTTGAGGACCGTGCTCGGGCAGCAGATCTCTCTGGCCGCAGCCCGAACTCATCTGGAACGCCTCGTCGCAGGAGCCGGAGAATCGCTGCCGAAGGAGCTCAGCCTCGCTGGAGTCGACCGGGTCTTTCCCACGGCCGAGGCGATTGCCGCAATACCCGCGTCGGACTGGGCTCTGCCGGCCAGCCGGAAACGGACCATCCACGCCCTGTCGGTCGCTTTGGCCGATGGCAGTGTGGACCTCGGCGCCGGCAGCGACCGCGAGGACGCGAGCCGGAATCTCCTGGCACTGCCCGGAATCGGGCCGTGGAGCAACGGCTATATCCGCATGCGCGCGCTCGGCGATCCCGATGTCTTCATGGACTCCGACCTCGGCGTCAAGAAGGCTCTCGCCGATCTCAACGAAGCCTCAGCAGTCGCCGGTGATTGGAAGGAGATCGCGATGAAATGCAGCCCCTGGCGCTCGTATCTCACGCACCTCCTGTGGGCTCATCACGCTCGCAGCGCAGAAACCTGA